From Carya illinoinensis cultivar Pawnee chromosome 5, C.illinoinensisPawnee_v1, whole genome shotgun sequence, one genomic window encodes:
- the LOC122311015 gene encoding cytosolic sulfotransferase 5-like produces MHTHQSPPPSPLPKYLQENDLTQECRDIISTLPTEEGWVANHIHLYQGCWIIPRHMPGVLAFQKYFQARDTDIILATTPKVGTTWLKAILFSLLNRVHYPDLQKHPLLTSNPHVLVPFLEIDLYIENQVPDLTSFVSPRLFSTHLSYNSLPTSAKASNCKIVYLCRNPKDTFVSLWHFTNKLKLRGTNSLEEAFDKFCRGVSLYGPYWDHVLSFWKESIENPQKVHFLKYEKMKEQPTYELRKVAEFLGCPFTPEEEAKGVVNDILSLCSFDNLSTLEVNKNGKLSSGEPNEAFFRRGKVGDYTNYLTAEMVEKLDRITEEKFRETQLKF; encoded by the coding sequence ATGCATACACATCAatctcctcctccctctcctcTTCCCAAGTATTTGCAGGAAAATGATTTGACCCAAGAATGCAGGGATATCATATCCACCCTGCCTACAGAAGAAGGCTGGGTTGCAAATCACATCCACCTGTATCAAGGTTGTTGGATCATACCTAGGCACATGCCTGGAGTTCTCGCATTCCAGAAATACTTCCAGGCTCGGGACACCGATATTATCCTCGCGACCACTCCAAAAGTCGGCACCACTTGGTTGAAGGCGATTTTGTTCTCGCTTTTAAACCGAGTGCACTATCCGGACCTCCAAAAACATCCTCTACTCACAAGCAACCCTCATGTTCTTGTGCCCTTCTTGGAGATTGATCTGTACATTGAAAACCAGGTTCCAGACCTCACATCCTTTGTCTCTCCAAGGCTTTTTTCGACTCATTTATCTTATAATTCGCTACCGACATCTGCAAAAGCCTCGAATTGCAAAATAGTGTATTTATGCAGGAACCCAAAAGACACCTTTGTGTCACTTTGGCATTTCACAAATAAGTTGAAATTAAGGGGAACCAATTCGCTTGAAGAGgcttttgataaattttgtAGGGGAGTGAGTTTGTATGGACCCTATTGGGATCATGTCTTAAGCTTTTGGAAGGAAAGCATAGAAAATCCTCAAAAAGTTCATTTCTTGaagtatgaaaaaatgaaagagcAACCCACTTATGAGTTGAGGAAGGTGGCTGAGTTTTTAGGGTGCCCTTTTACTCCGGAAGAAGAGGCGAAAGGTGTGGTCAATGATATTTTAAGCCTGTGTAGTTTTGATAATCTGAGCACTTTGGAGGTgaataaaaatggaaaattgtCATCTGGAGAGCCAAATGAGGCGTTTTTCCGACGAGGCAAGGTCGGAGATTATACGAACTACTTGACTGCTGAGATGGTAGAAAAACTAGACCGTATTACCGAAGAAAAGTTTCGTGAGACCCAGTTAAAATTCTAG
- the LOC122311738 gene encoding D-aminoacyl-tRNA deacylase — MVTLVVATTTDPASLNPANALLAMAGWHPGPSFQEGFKSFANEGVRVLLHDKGIVEEDQLDQRWEEVTGEPVHEVIFFSKHTAVSNRPALTVHPIGVPHLREEEIPPQGGKPGWAAPPNPRIGPWLRLLKNIARSHNLVPEFEITLEGTHHGPVTHKPTMFIEIGSTEEYWKRQDAAHVIALLVWEGLGLGGGAAVGNWSRENDKKKVLLGIGGGHYAPRHMDIVLKDGIWVGHLLSGYSLPMEDPSLSKVEEHAKEIGGTWKESIKAAFEATRLAFPGGEILAHLDQKSFKGWQKNAITAFLGEQNISIGKPNDFN, encoded by the exons ATGGTGACACTGGTGGTGGCGACGACGACGGACCCTGCGTCCTTGAACCCGGCCAACGCGCTCCTAGCCATGGCCGGCTGGCACCCTGGTCCCTCTTTCCAG GAGGGTTTCAAGAGCTTTGCTAACGAAGGAGTGAGGGTATTGCTACATGACAAGGGCATAGTGGAAGAGGATCAATTGGACCAGCGATGGGAGGAAGTCACCGGCGAGCCCGTTCATGAAGTCATTTTCTTCAGCAAACACACAGCCGTTTCCAACCGCCCCGCCCTCACCGTTCACCCCATCG GGGTACCCCACTTGAGGGAAGAAGAAATTCCGCCTCAGGGCGGTAAGCCTGGATGGGCGGCGCCACCCAATCCTCGGATCGGCCCTTGGCTGAGGCTCTTGAAGAACATTGCTCGTTCTCATAATTTGGTTCCCGAGTTTGAG ATTACTTTGGAGGGTACTCATCATGGACCGGTGACTCATAAGCCAACTATGTTCATAGAGATTG GTAGTACGGAAGAATACTGGAAGAGGCAAGATGCAGCTCATGTTATTGCTCTA TTAGTTTGGGAAGGACTTGGTCTTGGAGGAGGAGCTGCTGTGGGAAACTGGAGCAG GGAGAACGATAAGAAGAAAGTCCTTCTTGGGATAGGTGGTGGACATTATGCACCTCGGCATATGGACATAGTTCT GAAAGATGGTATTTGGGTGGGCCACCTACTTTCTGGATATTCCTTGCCGATGGAAGATCCCAGCCTGTCAAAAGTAGAAGAACATGCAAAAGAGATTGGAGGGACTTGGAAGGAGTCAATCAAAGCTGCATTTGAGGCTACAAGATTGGCTTTCCCTGGTGGGGAAATTCTTGCACACCTTGATCAAAA GAGTTTCAAGGGCTGGCAGAAGAATGCTATAACAGCGTTCCTAGGGGAGCAGAACATATCAATTGGCAAACCAAATGACTTCAACTGA